A portion of the Acidisoma sp. PAMC 29798 genome contains these proteins:
- a CDS encoding NifU family protein, whose protein sequence is MFIETEGTPNPATLKFLPGRDVMGSSTADFASSDAARRSPLASALFTIPGISRVFLGNDFITVTKTEDEDWPELKPQVLGTLMDHFLSGRPTIEATGAAALEDVSPEDQEIVDQIKELLDTRVRPAVASDGGDIVFHGYRDGVVTLHMQGACSGCPSSRATLKHGIENMLRHYVPEVVSVEQVEL, encoded by the coding sequence ATGTTCATCGAAACCGAAGGCACCCCGAACCCCGCCACCCTGAAGTTCCTTCCGGGCCGCGATGTCATGGGTTCGTCCACCGCCGATTTCGCGTCTTCGGACGCCGCGCGGCGCAGCCCGCTCGCCAGCGCGCTGTTCACCATCCCCGGCATTTCCCGCGTGTTCCTCGGCAATGACTTCATCACCGTCACGAAGACCGAGGATGAGGATTGGCCGGAGTTGAAGCCGCAGGTCCTCGGCACGCTGATGGATCATTTCCTGTCGGGTCGCCCAACGATCGAAGCGACCGGCGCCGCTGCCTTGGAAGACGTCTCCCCCGAAGACCAGGAGATTGTGGACCAGATCAAGGAGCTGCTGGACACGCGCGTGCGACCGGCCGTGGCCAGCGACGGCGGTGACATCGTGTTCCACGGCTATCGGGATGGCGTCGTTACGCTGCATATGCAGGGCGCTTGTAGCGGCTGCCCCTCCTCCCGCGCGACGTTGAAGCACGGCATCGAGAACATGCTTCGCCATTACGTGCCCGAAGTCGTGTCCGTCGAGCAGGTTGAACTCTAG
- a CDS encoding ABC transporter permease codes for MSANLQQPLKAEAPVRRPPGFGERALFNFLRIREASILVVAILLIIYFESSNSNFLTNANLQTLSQFISAPVVIACGEIMLLICGEIDLSVGMVFALAPFIMYFGTTLGLPLILSMILALVVASGIGFINGFITVKLRVPSFVTTLGTLFLINGLTLTLSKGFPVDTPTNGLFTVLMGNAGYAEIIWAVVVVAIMHVVLRKTRWGLHTIAVGGNLLGAAESGINVPRVKIGNFMLTSVLGALAGILEASRIGSIDPLAGGTNMMFLAVAASVIGGTSLMGGAGTIIGGLFGGLVLGVLQDGFTIDGINAFTFDMIIGGAILLAMIFNIHFARLRTMGRRS; via the coding sequence GTGAGCGCAAATTTACAGCAGCCCCTCAAGGCCGAAGCCCCGGTCAGGCGACCGCCGGGTTTTGGTGAGCGGGCCCTCTTCAATTTCCTGCGGATCCGGGAAGCCAGTATTCTGGTCGTCGCGATCCTGCTCATCATTTATTTCGAGAGCTCGAACAGCAACTTCCTGACCAATGCGAATCTGCAGACGCTGTCGCAGTTCATCTCCGCCCCCGTGGTCATCGCCTGCGGCGAGATCATGCTGCTGATCTGCGGCGAGATCGATCTGTCCGTCGGCATGGTCTTCGCGCTTGCGCCCTTCATCATGTATTTCGGAACGACGCTCGGCCTGCCGCTGATCCTGTCGATGATCCTGGCCTTGGTCGTGGCCTCGGGCATCGGCTTCATCAACGGCTTCATCACCGTCAAGCTCCGCGTCCCCTCCTTCGTCACCACGCTCGGCACGCTGTTCCTCATCAATGGCCTGACGCTCACGCTGTCCAAGGGCTTCCCCGTCGATACCCCCACCAACGGTCTCTTCACCGTCCTGATGGGCAATGCCGGCTATGCCGAGATCATCTGGGCAGTCGTTGTCGTCGCCATCATGCATGTCGTCCTGCGCAAGACGCGCTGGGGCCTGCATACCATCGCGGTCGGCGGCAACCTGCTCGGCGCCGCGGAATCCGGCATTAACGTGCCCCGCGTGAAGATCGGCAACTTCATGCTGACCAGCGTGCTCGGCGCCCTCGCCGGCATCCTGGAGGCCTCGCGCATCGGCTCGATCGATCCGCTGGCCGGCGGCACCAATATGATGTTCCTCGCGGTGGCGGCGAGCGTCATCGGCGGCACCTCCCTCATGGGCGGCGCAGGCACGATCATCGGCGGCCTGTTCGGTGGCCTCGTGCTGGGCGTGTTGCAGGATGGCTTCACCATCGACGGCATCAACGCCTTCACCTTCGACATGATCATCGGCGGCGCCATTCTGCTCGCCATGATCTTCAACATCCATTTCGCGCGGCTGCGCACCATGGGACGGCGTTCATGA
- a CDS encoding RrF2 family transcriptional regulator translates to MLLRRERAYTAIAVMLDIGWHAGRQRLESAGDIADRLAMARRGIEPVLQGLARAGLLDSTRGPKGGYRLGKSARQITLAEVVEAVTTGDAADTTEVEAGGELQIAAVEPLWVELEQHVQTHLQGVTLEALIQRAQSQGLKRPAHAPIVFAI, encoded by the coding sequence ATGCTGTTGCGTCGCGAACGTGCTTATACGGCAATCGCCGTCATGCTTGATATAGGCTGGCACGCGGGCCGACAACGTCTTGAAAGCGCTGGCGATATCGCCGATCGCCTGGCGATGGCGCGGCGTGGAATCGAGCCGGTTCTGCAGGGGCTGGCCCGTGCCGGCCTGCTCGACAGCACGCGCGGCCCCAAGGGCGGGTATCGCCTGGGCAAGAGCGCGCGGCAGATCACGCTGGCGGAAGTGGTCGAAGCGGTGACGACGGGCGATGCGGCCGACACCACGGAGGTTGAGGCCGGCGGGGAATTGCAGATCGCCGCCGTGGAACCGCTATGGGTCGAACTGGAGCAGCATGTCCAGACGCATCTTCAGGGCGTGACCCTGGAAGCACTCATCCAGCGCGCGCAATCCCAGGGCCTGAAGCGCCCCGCTCACGCGCCGATCGTTTTCGCGATTTAG
- a CDS encoding UxaA family hydrolase yields the protein MLNTLSTTMHLNAIDNVVIARAEIDAGTKLADRGIVAARRIPRGHKMAIAPILKGSPILRYGQTIGFATVDIPPGEHVHVHNCEIHAFARDPAFGVDARPTDYIQPQATFAGIVRADGRVATRNYIGVLTTVNCSAGTARYVAEAFRRNPITGDEGMLAGFPNIDGVVALTHKSGCGMGVTGEGMDTLRRTIAGYAQHVNFAAVLIIGLGCEANQMGTLMSTQKLQPGATLSTLVIQESGGARQTVMAGIARIQDLLPAANAVTRVQVPASHLLVALQCGGSDSFSGLTANPALGYASDLIVRHGGTVVLTETTEIYGAEHLLTRRAVSPEVGQKLLDRLTWWEDYTRRNGGEIDNNPSPGNKAGGLTNIVEKSLGAVVKAGTTNLVDVVAHAEQVTAKGLVVMDGPGFDPVSATGQIAGGANVMCFTTGRGSVFGCKPTPSLKLATNTPLYDRMPEDMDVNCGGIAEGVETVEECGQRIFEMILRVASGEKTKSEQMGFGDDEFAPWQIGATV from the coding sequence ATGCTGAATACGCTGTCCACCACCATGCATCTCAATGCGATCGACAACGTCGTCATCGCGCGGGCCGAAATCGACGCCGGTACCAAGCTTGCGGATCGTGGCATCGTTGCTGCACGGCGTATTCCGCGTGGCCATAAGATGGCGATCGCGCCCATCCTCAAGGGCAGCCCCATCCTGCGCTACGGCCAGACGATCGGTTTCGCCACGGTCGATATTCCGCCCGGCGAGCATGTGCATGTCCATAACTGCGAAATCCACGCCTTCGCGCGCGATCCCGCCTTCGGGGTCGATGCCCGGCCCACGGATTACATCCAGCCGCAGGCGACTTTCGCGGGCATCGTTCGCGCCGACGGTCGCGTCGCGACGCGCAATTACATCGGCGTGCTGACGACGGTGAACTGCTCGGCCGGCACCGCGCGTTATGTTGCGGAGGCCTTCCGCCGTAACCCGATCACCGGTGATGAAGGTATGCTCGCGGGGTTTCCGAATATTGATGGCGTCGTCGCCCTCACTCACAAGTCCGGCTGCGGCATGGGCGTGACCGGCGAAGGCATGGACACCCTGCGCCGGACCATCGCGGGCTACGCCCAGCATGTGAACTTCGCCGCCGTGCTCATTATCGGTCTCGGTTGCGAGGCCAATCAAATGGGCACGCTGATGTCGACCCAGAAGTTGCAGCCGGGGGCGACGCTATCAACGCTCGTGATCCAGGAATCGGGTGGCGCGCGCCAGACCGTCATGGCCGGCATCGCGCGCATCCAGGACCTGCTGCCCGCCGCCAATGCCGTGACGCGGGTTCAGGTTCCGGCCTCGCACCTGCTCGTGGCCCTGCAATGCGGCGGCTCGGACAGCTTTTCGGGTCTCACCGCCAATCCGGCCCTGGGCTATGCCTCGGACCTCATCGTGCGGCATGGCGGCACGGTGGTTCTGACCGAGACAACCGAAATTTACGGCGCCGAGCATCTGCTCACCCGCCGTGCCGTGAGCCCCGAAGTGGGCCAGAAGCTGCTCGATCGGCTGACCTGGTGGGAAGACTACACCCGCCGCAACGGCGGTGAGATCGACAACAATCCTTCCCCCGGCAACAAGGCCGGCGGCCTGACCAATATCGTCGAAAAGTCGCTCGGCGCCGTGGTCAAGGCGGGCACGACCAACCTGGTGGATGTGGTCGCCCATGCCGAGCAGGTCACGGCCAAGGGCCTGGTGGTGATGGACGGGCCGGGCTTCGATCCCGTCTCCGCCACCGGCCAGATCGCGGGGGGCGCCAATGTCATGTGCTTCACCACCGGGCGCGGCTCGGTCTTCGGCTGCAAGCCGACGCCGTCTTTGAAGCTCGCGACCAATACGCCGCTCTATGACCGGATGCCGGAGGATATGGACGTCAATTGCGGTGGCATCGCCGAGGGTGTCGAGACGGTGGAGGAATGCGGCCAGCGTATCTTCGAGATGATCCTGCGTGTCGCGTCCGGCGAAAAGACTAAGAGCGAGCAGATGGGCTTTGGGGATGACGAGTTCGCGCCCTGGCAGATCGGCGCGACGGTCTGA
- a CDS encoding DUF5615 family PIN-like protein, with amino-acid sequence MRFIFDENHPPALARMLAPLIEADSYSVTDVRSLGFAGMTDVDLMSALQERGIKQILVTTDRAMRRRKHERAAVASTQAVVIVGVSNWNQQSSLWDRARMMLWWWPTIVQSSEAADPGTFLELPWRQKGLKPLTRWRA; translated from the coding sequence TTGAGGTTCATTTTCGACGAGAACCACCCTCCGGCTTTGGCGCGCATGCTCGCGCCCCTGATTGAGGCAGACTCCTACAGTGTTACCGACGTTCGCAGCCTGGGATTTGCGGGAATGACGGACGTGGATCTGATGAGCGCCCTCCAAGAACGCGGCATCAAGCAAATTCTTGTCACGACGGATCGTGCCATGCGCCGCCGCAAGCATGAACGTGCGGCCGTAGCGTCCACGCAGGCTGTCGTGATCGTGGGTGTCAGCAACTGGAACCAGCAGTCGAGCCTTTGGGATCGTGCACGCATGATGCTGTGGTGGTGGCCCACGATCGTGCAAAGTTCGGAAGCGGCCGACCCAGGGACGTTTCTGGAGCTTCCTTGGCGTCAAAAGGGGCTCAAGCCACTCACGCGATGGCGGGCCTGA
- the aroQ gene encoding type II 3-dehydroquinate dehydratase, with protein MTLPLIAVFNGPNLNMLGLRQPTIYGSATLDDVEQLCAEAAEGLGLAIDFRQTNSEGELISWVQECRGRASGIVINPAGLSHTSISLMDALLSVELPVVEVHISNIHRREQFRHLSYVSTMATGVLCGFGTHGYALALTAMARILEDGL; from the coding sequence ATGACGCTACCCCTCATCGCCGTATTCAACGGCCCCAACCTCAATATGCTCGGACTGCGCCAACCGACGATCTACGGATCGGCGACGCTCGATGACGTGGAACAGCTTTGCGCCGAAGCGGCGGAAGGGCTGGGCCTCGCCATCGATTTTCGCCAGACCAATAGCGAAGGTGAGTTGATTTCCTGGGTGCAGGAGTGCAGAGGCCGCGCGAGCGGTATCGTCATCAACCCTGCGGGATTGAGCCACACCTCAATTTCTCTGATGGATGCGCTTCTCTCCGTCGAGCTTCCGGTGGTGGAAGTGCATATTTCGAATATTCACCGTCGGGAGCAATTCCGGCACCTTTCTTACGTTTCGACAATGGCAACGGGTGTGCTGTGCGGATTCGGAACACATGGTTACGCCCTGGCTTTGACCGCGATGGCTCGGATTCTGGAGGACGGTCTATGA
- a CDS encoding DUF1127 domain-containing protein, with amino-acid sequence MASYSQTQTRTVGRVLSDAVQSVTSSLRVRTERARQRRQIANELAMYTDRELQELGFSRSDIPSIAAGHYRR; translated from the coding sequence ATGGCCAGTTATTCACAGACCCAGACCCGTACCGTTGGTCGCGTCCTGTCCGACGCCGTTCAGAGCGTGACGTCGAGCCTGCGCGTCCGCACCGAGCGCGCTCGCCAGCGCCGCCAGATTGCGAACGAGCTCGCCATGTATACGGATCGTGAGCTTCAGGAGCTCGGCTTCAGCCGCAGCGACATTCCGTCGATCGCCGCCGGCCACTACCGCCGCTAA
- the accB gene encoding acetyl-CoA carboxylase biotin carboxyl carrier protein, translated as MSRLSFDAEDIRELAAILDETGLNEIEISEKDRRIRIARMPAPVGVAMQYAEAPAAVPTAAMAVPAPLALSAAARAESDANHPGAIASPMVGVAYLSPDPDSPNFVSIGQRVEVGQTVMLIEAMKTFNQIKAPKAGTVSRILIGTASPVEFGEVLMILD; from the coding sequence ATGAGCAGGCTCTCATTCGACGCGGAGGATATCCGCGAGCTTGCGGCCATCCTTGATGAGACGGGCCTGAATGAGATCGAGATCTCGGAAAAGGATCGCCGCATCCGCATCGCGCGCATGCCCGCACCCGTGGGCGTGGCCATGCAATATGCCGAAGCGCCTGCCGCAGTCCCGACCGCCGCCATGGCCGTGCCCGCGCCCTTGGCCCTGTCTGCCGCCGCGCGGGCAGAGTCGGACGCCAACCATCCCGGCGCCATCGCCAGCCCCATGGTCGGCGTCGCCTATCTGTCGCCCGATCCCGACAGCCCGAACTTCGTCTCCATCGGCCAGCGGGTCGAGGTCGGTCAGACCGTCATGCTCATCGAGGCGATGAAGACGTTCAACCAGATCAAGGCGCCCAAGGCCGGCACGGTTTCGCGTATCCTGATTGGCACCGCATCCCCCGTCGAATTCGGCGAAGTCCTGATGATCCTGGACTGA
- the cysK gene encoding cysteine synthase A, translating into MSDSPLRHHPMAAARGRIFGSVIDAIGGTPLVRLGRFMERDGLQAEVLLKLEYLNPLGSVKDRIGLAMIEDAERRGLITPGHSQIVEPTSGNTGIALAFVAAAKGYSLIVVMPDSASIERQKMLRLMGATVELTPAYQGMAGAIARADALVAQSPDAWMARQFDNLANPAIHEATTAEELWLDCDGEIDMLIAGAGTGGTLTGVARALKPRRPSMQIVAVEPAESAVLSGDDPGPHEIQGIGPGFCPAVLDMSLIDRVVPVSERDAMQTARQCARLEGIPIGISSGATLFAALAIAKEPASKGKRIVGIAASSAERYLSTNLFNGL; encoded by the coding sequence ATGTCCGACAGTCCTCTGCGACATCATCCCATGGCGGCGGCGCGGGGCCGGATTTTCGGCAGTGTCATCGACGCCATCGGCGGCACGCCCCTGGTGCGCCTCGGCCGCTTCATGGAGCGTGACGGATTGCAGGCCGAGGTTTTGCTCAAGCTCGAATACCTCAATCCTCTGGGCTCGGTGAAAGACCGCATCGGCCTTGCCATGATCGAGGATGCCGAGCGGCGGGGGTTGATCACACCCGGTCACAGCCAGATCGTGGAACCGACCTCCGGCAATACCGGCATCGCACTCGCCTTCGTCGCCGCAGCCAAGGGCTATTCCTTGATCGTGGTGATGCCCGACTCGGCATCGATCGAGCGCCAGAAGATGTTGCGGCTGATGGGTGCCACGGTGGAACTGACGCCCGCATATCAAGGCATGGCGGGGGCGATCGCGCGGGCCGACGCTTTGGTGGCGCAGTCACCGGATGCCTGGATGGCGCGCCAGTTCGACAATCTCGCCAACCCCGCCATTCATGAAGCCACCACGGCCGAGGAGCTGTGGCTCGATTGCGATGGTGAGATCGACATGCTCATCGCCGGTGCCGGCACGGGTGGCACATTGACGGGGGTGGCGCGCGCCCTGAAACCGCGGCGGCCGAGCATGCAGATCGTGGCGGTAGAGCCTGCGGAAAGCGCCGTGCTTTCAGGCGACGATCCCGGGCCGCACGAAATCCAGGGTATTGGGCCGGGGTTTTGCCCCGCTGTTCTCGACATGAGCCTGATCGATCGGGTGGTGCCCGTGTCCGAGCGCGATGCGATGCAGACGGCGCGTCAATGCGCCCGATTGGAAGGCATTCCGATCGGAATATCCTCCGGCGCGACGCTGTTCGCGGCGCTCGCTATAGCGAAAGAGCCGGCCAGTAAGGGAAAACGGATTGTCGGCATCGCGGCGTCTTCTGCTGAACGCTATCTGTCGACCAATCTTTTCAACGGCTTGTAA
- a CDS encoding sugar ABC transporter substrate-binding protein: MDDDQGRTTVDSAELTKGFQRRGMLTGAIAGSAAAILAGLASKARAAEGAFPEHPRWKFVFVNHVTTNPFFVPTQYGIADACKLLGCTYQWTGSATSDAGQMVNAMNAAIAGKADAIATCLVDPKAFDAPTERAMNAGIPVFAYNADVPLGAPNKRLAYIGQDLYKAGYNMGLRIASEVDGGKVALFIATPGQLNIQPRFDGAKDAIAKSGKPITVEEVASGPTLNEEISKVKAYYLGHQDVKGMYAVDGGTTLGVAECMKQYGLAAKGIHGGGFDLLPRTLEIINEGECDFTIDQQPYLQGFYTVMEMFMFKASGGLVGPADINTGLKFVTKDTVKPYLASKTRYEGNSGEAQIVASTGPVGG; the protein is encoded by the coding sequence ATGGACGATGATCAAGGCCGCACAACGGTCGATTCGGCTGAACTCACCAAGGGCTTCCAGCGCCGCGGTATGTTGACCGGCGCCATTGCCGGCTCGGCCGCCGCCATACTGGCAGGCCTCGCCTCGAAGGCCCGCGCGGCGGAAGGCGCGTTCCCGGAGCATCCCCGTTGGAAGTTCGTCTTCGTCAACCATGTGACGACGAACCCCTTCTTCGTGCCGACCCAGTACGGCATCGCCGATGCCTGCAAGCTGCTCGGCTGCACCTATCAGTGGACGGGTTCCGCCACCAGCGACGCCGGCCAGATGGTCAATGCCATGAACGCCGCCATCGCCGGCAAGGCCGATGCCATCGCCACCTGCCTCGTCGATCCGAAGGCGTTCGACGCGCCGACGGAACGCGCCATGAACGCCGGCATTCCGGTCTTCGCCTATAATGCGGACGTGCCCCTGGGCGCCCCGAACAAGCGCCTCGCCTATATCGGCCAGGATCTTTACAAGGCCGGCTATAACATGGGCCTGCGCATCGCCAGCGAAGTGGACGGCGGCAAGGTTGCCCTGTTCATCGCGACGCCCGGCCAGCTCAACATCCAGCCGCGCTTTGACGGCGCCAAGGATGCCATCGCGAAGTCCGGCAAGCCGATCACCGTCGAAGAAGTGGCGAGCGGCCCGACGCTGAACGAAGAGATCAGCAAGGTGAAGGCCTATTACCTTGGCCATCAGGACGTGAAGGGCATGTATGCCGTCGACGGCGGCACCACGCTGGGCGTCGCCGAGTGCATGAAGCAGTACGGCCTCGCCGCGAAGGGCATTCATGGCGGCGGTTTCGACCTGCTGCCCCGCACGCTTGAGATCATCAACGAAGGCGAGTGCGATTTCACCATCGATCAGCAGCCCTACCTCCAGGGCTTCTACACGGTGATGGAGATGTTCATGTTCAAGGCGTCCGGCGGCCTCGTGGGTCCGGCGGATATCAACACCGGCCTGAAGTTCGTCACCAAGGATACGGTCAAGCCGTATCTCGCGAGCAAGACCCGCTACGAAGGCAATTCGGGCGAGGCACAGATCGTGGCGTCCACGGGCCCCGTCGGTGGCTAA
- the accC gene encoding acetyl-CoA carboxylase biotin carboxylase subunit, whose translation MIRKILIANRGEIALRIQRACREMGIASVAVHSTADADSMHVRLADESVCIGPPPARDSYLNIPAILSAAAITGADAIHPGYGFLSENASFAEMVELHGFVFIGPSPAHIRMMGDKIAAKEAMLKLGVPLVPGSDGALPSLASAVEVADRIGYPVLIKAAAGGGGRGMKVALVPDELAEAWQVARTESKAAFGNDAVYMEKYLDRPRHIEMQILADSYGNVVHFGERDCSLQRRHQKILEEAGSPVLSAAQRDALGETVTSALKGLGYRNAGTLEFLYQDGQFSFIEMNTRLQVEHPITEMVSNIDLVREQIRIASGEPLGYDQSAVTFSGHAIECRINAEDPETFIPTPGLVTIYHPPGGLGVRVDSALYAGYRVPPYYDSLIAKLIVHAPDRAQAIARLRRAIDEFAIIGVKTTLPLHRQILDDPSFQAGDYTIHWLEKFVAGLQADRPDAA comes from the coding sequence ATGATTCGCAAAATCCTGATCGCCAATCGCGGCGAAATCGCCCTTCGCATCCAACGCGCCTGCCGGGAAATGGGCATCGCCTCGGTCGCCGTGCATTCCACCGCCGATGCCGATTCCATGCATGTCCGCCTCGCCGATGAAAGCGTCTGCATCGGCCCGCCGCCGGCGCGCGACAGCTACCTCAACATCCCCGCAATCCTCTCCGCCGCCGCCATCACGGGCGCCGACGCCATCCATCCGGGCTACGGCTTCCTGAGCGAGAATGCGAGCTTCGCCGAAATGGTGGAGTTGCATGGCTTTGTCTTCATCGGCCCCTCGCCCGCGCATATTCGCATGATGGGCGACAAGATCGCCGCCAAGGAGGCGATGCTGAAGCTCGGCGTGCCGCTGGTCCCAGGGTCGGACGGCGCCTTGCCGAGCCTTGCCTCGGCGGTCGAGGTCGCTGACCGCATCGGCTATCCCGTGCTGATCAAAGCCGCCGCCGGCGGTGGCGGGCGCGGCATGAAGGTCGCCCTCGTCCCCGATGAACTGGCCGAGGCCTGGCAGGTGGCGCGTACGGAATCCAAGGCCGCCTTCGGCAATGACGCCGTTTATATGGAGAAGTATCTCGATCGGCCGCGCCATATCGAGATGCAGATCCTGGCCGACAGCTATGGCAATGTCGTCCATTTCGGGGAGCGTGACTGCTCCCTCCAGCGGCGCCATCAGAAAATCCTGGAGGAGGCCGGTTCGCCGGTCCTCAGTGCCGCGCAGCGCGATGCGCTGGGGGAGACGGTGACGAGCGCCCTGAAGGGCCTCGGCTACCGGAACGCGGGCACGCTGGAGTTCCTGTATCAGGACGGCCAGTTTTCCTTCATCGAGATGAACACCCGCTTGCAGGTGGAGCATCCGATCACCGAAATGGTGTCCAACATCGATCTGGTGCGCGAGCAGATCCGCATCGCCTCGGGCGAGCCGCTGGGCTACGACCAGTCCGCCGTGACCTTTTCGGGCCATGCGATCGAATGCCGGATCAATGCCGAGGATCCGGAAACCTTTATTCCCACGCCAGGCTTGGTGACGATCTACCATCCGCCCGGCGGGCTGGGCGTGCGCGTGGATAGCGCCCTCTACGCCGGCTATCGCGTGCCGCCGTATTACGATTCACTCATCGCGAAGCTGATCGTTCATGCGCCCGATCGCGCCCAGGCCATTGCCCGGCTGCGCCGCGCCATCGACGAATTCGCAATCATCGGCGTCAAGACAACGCTGCCGCTGCACCGCCAGATCCTCGACGATCCGTCGTTCCAGGCCGGCGACTATACAATCCATTGGCTCGAAAAATTCGTCGCCGGATTGCAGGCGGATCGGCCAGACGCCGCTTAG
- the sufU gene encoding Fe-S cluster assembly sulfur transfer protein SufU encodes MDAEEIYQAVIMDRARHPRHQRRLEVFDAEAREVNPLCGDRVTVRLCCDAGGRITELGYEARACAICLAATDLMADIASGMTAAEVDATAAMFEVAIRSGESIGEDSILSPLRPFQALRDTPSRIGCATLGWRSLSMALRNQ; translated from the coding sequence ATGGATGCCGAGGAGATCTACCAGGCGGTCATTATGGATCGTGCGCGGCATCCGCGACACCAGCGGCGGCTGGAGGTGTTCGACGCGGAGGCGCGGGAAGTAAACCCGCTGTGCGGCGATCGTGTCACGGTGCGGCTGTGCTGCGATGCGGGTGGCAGGATCACGGAACTGGGCTATGAGGCGCGGGCCTGCGCCATCTGTCTCGCGGCCACCGATCTCATGGCCGACATCGCATCGGGGATGACGGCGGCTGAGGTGGATGCCACCGCCGCCATGTTCGAGGTGGCCATCCGCAGCGGCGAGTCGATTGGTGAGGACAGCATCCTTAGCCCGTTGCGGCCATTCCAGGCGCTGCGGGATACGCCGTCGCGCATTGGCTGCGCGACACTTGGATGGCGCAGCCTGTCTATGGCGTTGCGCAATCAGTGA
- a CDS encoding ATP-binding cassette domain-containing protein yields MSQISATPVANGAADVLRADNIVKRFGAVTALNGVSLHLKKGEMLGILGDNGAGKSTLIKILTGFQAPTSGTMTIDGQQVALKSVDHARALGIECVYQDLALVPGLSIYHNMFLNREPLRPWPFRLLDNKQMRRRAVEALEDIGVNIPSVDEEVAMLSGGQRQAVAIARAVYSKAKILLLDEPLAAMGARESGLILDLIDRLKKRGELSLIMIAHNYAQTLEVCDRIMLFQHGEVTFQAKSSETSVPELLDVVKQNYKVVRGAA; encoded by the coding sequence ATGAGCCAGATCAGCGCAACCCCCGTGGCGAACGGGGCCGCCGACGTCCTTCGGGCCGATAATATCGTCAAGCGCTTTGGCGCGGTCACCGCCCTGAACGGCGTCTCTCTGCACCTCAAGAAGGGCGAGATGCTGGGCATCCTGGGCGATAACGGCGCCGGCAAATCGACGCTGATCAAGATCCTCACCGGCTTCCAGGCGCCGACGAGCGGCACGATGACGATCGACGGACAGCAGGTCGCCCTGAAGTCGGTCGATCACGCCCGCGCCCTGGGCATCGAATGCGTCTATCAGGACCTGGCGCTCGTGCCCGGCCTGTCGATCTATCACAACATGTTCCTCAATCGGGAGCCGCTGCGGCCCTGGCCGTTCCGGTTGCTGGACAACAAGCAGATGCGCCGCCGTGCAGTGGAGGCGCTGGAGGATATCGGCGTCAACATCCCCTCCGTCGATGAGGAGGTGGCGATGCTGTCCGGCGGTCAACGCCAGGCCGTGGCAATTGCCCGCGCTGTTTATTCCAAGGCCAAGATCCTGCTGCTCGATGAGCCGCTGGCGGCCATGGGCGCCCGTGAATCCGGCCTGATCCTCGATCTGATCGACCGCCTCAAGAAGCGCGGCGAGCTGTCGCTGATCATGATCGCGCATAACTACGCACAGACTCTGGAAGTCTGCGACCGGATCATGCTGTTCCAGCATGGTGAGGTCACCTTCCAGGCGAAATCCTCGGAGACGTCGGTCCCCGAGCTGCTGGACGTGGTGAAGCAGAATTATAAGGTCGTGCGCGGCGCGGCTTAG